Proteins co-encoded in one Sporosarcina sp. FSL K6-1522 genomic window:
- a CDS encoding CoA transferase has protein sequence MNGLENELLAGVRVLELTRGPSGGYAGRLLANSGARVTKIVSAAEESTPFRDREKKVIQTMTRSEAGKVVTRLLGQSWDMILWDSHLEQELDQLVTDALLISRVGIRLDFPAEVDVEEEHALQALGGWMTLTGDAQKKPLQVGGHPAAYLVGAHAATAGMMALLENRWTEKGRLVQINSLAIVVSALEGAYSKQLATGQTRSRQGNRHHELTPMSILPSADGWTFVGAPVDEKWELLEGWSEIPSRPEWQQNTGRQADCETLEEELAKWTRGMTREELFVTGQLFRLPFAKVQTLEEVRDCSQLAARQFWGHSNASTTSVQIPWKVHAGPAFSKEQSTSGNAPSWKGLRVLDVTSMWSGPYCTRLFADLGAEVIKVEAPHRPDGIRSDQCASSPFFKELNRNKLGIQLDLRLQTDRQTFLELVATSDVLVENFSPRVMSNFGLGCEELWKHRPDLTIVSLSAFGQTGPYRDFVGYGPTLESMSGVASLTQYSDGQPRLPGFSLSDIGAGIHGAFALVAALFQHHRQGIGLRVDLSQYETACQFIGDYLTEEVPASTVAQPVQVRDLVDLAHDARLATIRLEDGSQLLGMPWDSKGWHTSFYPPPELGQHTDYVKKLIEKEATFI, from the coding sequence GTGAACGGTTTAGAAAATGAGCTGTTAGCTGGCGTTCGTGTATTGGAACTAACAAGAGGTCCTTCTGGAGGATACGCGGGCAGACTTCTTGCGAATAGCGGTGCAAGGGTTACGAAAATAGTAAGTGCTGCAGAAGAAAGTACTCCTTTTAGAGATCGGGAAAAAAAGGTGATTCAGACAATGACTCGCAGTGAAGCGGGCAAAGTTGTGACACGTTTACTAGGTCAATCATGGGACATGATTTTGTGGGACAGTCATTTGGAGCAAGAACTGGACCAATTGGTAACGGACGCACTGTTGATTAGTCGTGTAGGTATTCGCTTGGATTTTCCGGCAGAGGTGGATGTGGAGGAAGAGCATGCGCTACAAGCATTAGGTGGATGGATGACTTTAACGGGGGATGCGCAGAAAAAGCCCTTGCAGGTCGGTGGCCATCCTGCTGCTTATCTTGTAGGGGCACATGCCGCAACAGCTGGAATGATGGCGCTTTTAGAAAATCGATGGACGGAAAAAGGACGTCTCGTACAAATTAATAGTTTAGCGATTGTTGTTAGTGCGCTTGAGGGAGCATATTCTAAGCAGTTAGCTACTGGTCAAACGCGAAGTCGACAAGGGAACCGCCATCATGAGTTAACACCGATGTCCATTTTACCATCCGCGGACGGCTGGACGTTTGTTGGTGCGCCGGTAGATGAGAAATGGGAGTTGCTTGAGGGATGGTCAGAGATTCCTTCGCGCCCAGAATGGCAGCAGAATACTGGGCGGCAGGCAGATTGCGAAACGTTAGAGGAAGAGTTGGCTAAGTGGACTCGGGGAATGACCCGAGAAGAGCTGTTTGTGACGGGACAACTTTTTCGTCTACCTTTTGCTAAAGTGCAAACGCTTGAAGAGGTACGCGATTGTTCTCAACTAGCGGCTAGACAATTTTGGGGTCACAGTAACGCGAGTACGACAAGCGTTCAAATACCTTGGAAAGTGCATGCCGGTCCTGCTTTCTCTAAAGAACAGTCTACATCCGGAAACGCACCATCTTGGAAGGGGCTTAGAGTTTTAGATGTAACAAGTATGTGGTCAGGACCGTATTGTACGCGATTATTCGCAGATTTAGGGGCGGAAGTGATTAAGGTGGAAGCGCCTCATCGCCCTGATGGTATTCGGTCAGATCAATGTGCATCCTCTCCATTTTTCAAGGAGCTGAATCGCAATAAGCTGGGCATTCAGCTAGATTTACGTTTGCAAACGGATCGACAAACCTTTTTAGAATTAGTGGCAACAAGTGATGTTCTTGTGGAAAATTTCAGCCCACGTGTGATGTCGAATTTTGGGTTGGGGTGCGAAGAGTTATGGAAGCATCGGCCGGACTTGACGATTGTTTCACTCTCGGCTTTCGGACAGACAGGGCCTTATCGTGATTTTGTTGGTTATGGTCCTACATTAGAATCGATGTCTGGAGTTGCATCGCTGACACAGTATTCGGATGGGCAGCCAAGACTTCCGGGTTTTTCTCTAAGTGATATTGGGGCTGGGATTCATGGCGCCTTTGCGCTAGTGGCGGCGCTTTTTCAGCATCATCGTCAAGGGATCGGCCTGAGGGTGGATCTTTCCCAGTATGAGACAGCTTGTCAATTTATAGGGGATTATTTAACTGAGGAAGTACCCGCATCTACTGTAGCGCAGCCCGTTCAAGTGAGAGACCTTGTTGATTTGGCGCATGATGCGCGATTGGCAACCATTCGTCTAGAGGACGGGAGTCAATTGCTTGGTATGCCTTGGGATAGCAAAGGTTGGCATACTTCGTTTTATCCGCCACCCGAACTTGGGCAGCATACAGACTATGTGAAAAAGCTGATTGAAAAAGAAGCAACTTTCATTTAA